DNA sequence from the Tenacibaculum mesophilum genome:
CCTTTGACAGTATTTTTGAGTTTTAATTTTAATTCATCACAATGCAAAAAGTAATTATAGCTCAAATAGCAATTCAACAAGGAAAAGAAAACGATTTTTTGAAATTGGCTGTAGAAATGGTAAAAACGAGTAACGCTGAAACAGGATGTATTACCTATCAATTACATAAAGACCTATTTAGTGAAGGTAATTATTTGTTTTATGAAGAGTATATTGATAAAACAGCTGTAGAGGCACATAATAACTCTGCACACTTTCATCAATTTATAAAAGATATTACTCCTTTAATTACCAGAGAGCCTATTATAAATATTTATTAATTTAAATGAGTATAAAACACTATAAGCCATCAAAATACCTATCTCCTTATATTGATAGGTATTTTGTTTGTTCTCAAACTAAAAGTCTTCCTTTAATTTTACCAGGCACTGGTTTAGAAGTACTTTTTCATATAGACACTCCCTTATCCATCAATAATGAAAAATTAGATATTGCTCATGTTATTTGTCCGAGAGAAAAATTAATTTTTGATTCAACTAACCATGTACATTATATTTCTGTACGTTTTCATAGTGGTGGTTTTAGACATTTTGCTTCTATTCCGCATACACAAATTGTTAATCAATATTTATCTGTAGAAGAAATATGGCAAAATGAAGGTAGAGAGTTTTTAGAAATTCTTTATTCATTACCTAGTGTAGACGAAAAAATTAAACTAATTGATTTCTTTCTATATAATCAATTAAAAAAACATCATTTTTCTACTATAGTTAATTGGGATTTGATAATTAAAACGCTATACAAAAACTTCAATTCAATACCTCTCCATGAATTGGCTTCTCAAAGTAATCTAAGTTACCGTCAATTTGAACGTCTGTTCAAACAAAAGTTTGGCGTTTCTCCTAAAAAATTTCAACGAATCACTAGGCTTCAAAAAACTGTAAAACAAGTATTGCTATCGAGTAACAAACATTATTTGTCTACTGCTTTAGATAATGGTTATTACGACCAAAGTCATTTTATTAAAGAATTTCAAAGTTTTACAAATCTTAAACCTTCCCAGTATTTTGTAACTAAAAACTTTGAAAACCACTTTTATTATAAACCTTTAAGCTAGTCAATCCAGTTTTTAAAATCTTTTACACGCTCTCTACTTACAATTATTTCTGAGTCTTCATAAGATTCTAATTTTAGTTGTAAGCGTGAGTTGGTATAAGAAACAATATCTTTTATGGCATTTATGTGTACTATAAATGTTCTATTTACCCTAAAAAATTGCTCGGGGTCTAACTCTTCTTGCCAATATTCTAAAGAGTTATCTATTAAATAATTTCTATTAGCATTTGTATGTATGTAAGTTGCTTTATTTTCTGAGTAAAAACATTCAATATCTTCTGTATTGATAATTTTTAAGTGCTGTCCCACTTTTATAGTAAATCGCTTTTTATATTTTCTATCAACTGGGTTAATCAACAGCTTACGAATGTCATCTATATTAACCTGTATATTACTTTGTATAGGTTGATGCTCTTTAAATTTATTTACTGCTATTGTTAACTCATCTTCATCTATGGGTTTTAACAAATAGTCTATAGAATTTAACTTGAATGCTTTTAATGCATATTCATCATAAGCCGTTGTAAAAATGATAGCTGATTTCACAGTTACTTCTTCAAAAATTTCGAATGATAATCCATCTGAAAGTTGAATATCTAAAAAAATTAAATCAGGATGAGAATTGTTTTGAAACCAGTTAATCGACTCTTCTACTGAGTGCAACATTTGTTGAACTTCTATATCTAATTCAGCTAACATTCTACTTAACCGTCTTGCAGCTGGCTTTTCGTCTTCAATAATTATAACATTCATAGTTTGGTTTGGTCTATTTTTAGCAATTACTTGTTCATGTATTCTTTAATCTTTCGCTCTTCCCATTTTTTAGAAAAAAGTTTTCCTTTAGAAAAAACATTAAATCCGTGTAAAAATACTATAACTCCCCACCAAAAGAACAAATTATAGTTGTTTACATCTAAAAAAGCTTCCATTACTGATTCGTCTCCATAAACAATATCTTTATATATTCTTCTTCCTATAAAAATTAAGTTTATTAGTATGTAAAACACTAAATGTTTGTAGAACTTTTTAATTTCATCTACTCTTTTTTGAGCTCTTATATATTGTTGTTCTCTATTTATAGTTTCCATTTTCTCTCTTTTTTAGTTCATCTAGATACTCTTGTATTTTGCGTTGTTCCCAATCTTTATTAAAAAAAATATTGGTTCCAAATACTCCTAACCAATGAAAAAAAACTCCAATCCCCCAAAAAACCCAAGTAGCATATACACCAAAATTGCTTATTGCTTTGATAAAAGTTAACTTGTCTTCATTCATCAACCCCATAATAATTACAACTGAAATAAATATATTCACAATTATATATGCTGCTAAATGCCAATAAAATCCTTTTATTTTTTCTACTCTTTTTTTGGCTAGTAAATATTTATGTTCTTCTTTATAATCATTTTCCATACTAATCCTTTTTATTTAAGTATTCCTTTATCTTCTTCTCCTCCCAATCTTTTCCAAGCCCTAAAATGTTAACACCAAAAACTAGCATCCAATGAATAAAAGTCACTAGTACTATTCCTATAACAGGAAACCAAAACCAATGATAATAAGGTGAGAATTTTAAATTCACTAAAACAATAATAATCACTGAAATGATATTTACTAAAGCATGAGCATAAAACCCTTTTACTTGTTTTACTTTCTTTTTAGCCTCTAAATACTTTTTTTCTTCTCTATAATTACCTTCCATTGTTATTGTTTTCTAAAAATTCTTTAATCTTACGTTCTTCCCAATCTTTTCCTAAGCCTATTTTTTCTATTCCAAAAATGCCCAACCAATGAAAAAAAACTCCAATTAACATTCCTATTATTGGATAATAAAACCAATGATAACTTGGCACAAACTTTAAGTTTATAAAAATTAAAACTGGAATGATTAATACAGTGACTATAAGATGAATGTAAAACCCTTTGATTTTCTCTACTCTCTTTTTTGCTTTTGCATATTTGTAAGCTGTTGTGTATTCTTTTTCCATCTCATTTATAATTTTTTATCATCATTCATTAACTCCTTAATCTTGCGTTCTTCCCAATTTTTACCTAAGAATAAATTATAATTATTTACTTCTAAATAATGAAAAATTAATCCTATCCCCCAACCTATCATAGGAAACCAAAACCATTGAAACTTTGAATATGTTTTGAGGTTTATAAAAATTAAAAAAGGAATAACTATACAATACGAAACTAAGTTTTGATAAAACTCTTTTAGTTTTTCTACCTTTTCTACTGCTTTTACATAATTACTGTTTTCTAAACTTTTTGTATCCATGATACTATCTTTTATATTAATTAACAGCGGTAAACACACTGTGAATATTTTATTATTATTAATTATTTGAATATTTCTATCGGTTATTAAACCGTAACGATCTGCTATATTTCTTAATCCTACTTTTGTACTTTTTCCTATAGCCTCTTTCGGATTAACGTTGTTTTGAATCTTTAAAAAACCTTCTTCTTCAAAAATGTTTATTTCTAAGGGTTTATTTGAAGAAACTACATTGTGTTTTACTGCATTTTCTAATAATAATTGAAGAGATAGAGGAACTATTTTTAAATCTGAATTACTTACTTCTTCTGGAATATTAAATTGAATAGCTTCTTCAAAACGCATTTGTAATAACTCCATATACGTCTTAGCAAATTGTAATTCTTCTTGTATAGGCACCAATTCTTTATTACGTTGTTCTAGTACATATCTATACACTTTAGATAACTTTGTTGTAAACTTCTCTGCTTGTTTTGGATTTTCGCTAATTAAAGAGGTTAGTACATTTAAACTATTAAATAGAAAATGTGGATCTATCTGGTTCTTTAACGTTTCAAACTTTGCTGTTTCAGTTTTAGCGACTATTTCATGCTGTGTTGTTTCTTGTTTTACAGACGCTTTCCAGTTTACCATAAAATCTTTCGCATGAAAAAACACAGCGATAGCTAACGATAGTATAATTGCAAATAAATGCATCCATAAAAATCGTCCATTAAAGAAGTTATCTATATTATTATTAAAAATCACAAAGTACTGTACGTAATGGATTAATAATACAGCTACAGTTGTATAGCTTATTGTTGCTATGATTCCTGCCCAAACTCTTTGATTGGTTTGCAAAACCCAATCCCATTTTTTACTTAAATAACCATTAATAATTCCATTACCTAACCCCAGAACAAAAGAATACATTCCTGAAAACAAAAACACTAATCCAGCTTCTTTTAATGTAAAAGCCTGATTTATTATAGTAAAAACAACACCAAAAATAATTGTAAGCTTTAAGCAAATCCAAATATCATTCTTCAAACTATTAAATGTTTTTTTTACTGGTGTTTTCATTCTTTATGCTTATTATATTTAAAGGTTTACCCTCTTCATTCTAAAATTTAATATCGAAAGATACATTTTTATCTTTAACCAAAAACTTTGCTTCGTCAAACACAGGCGGTCCAAAACGTGATAATTTATTGTTTGATACTCCATAGTCTTCTATTGGCATTCCATTAGGTTCAAAATCCATCTTATTATTATTGTTTGCGTCATGAAAACAAATAATAGCATATTCTCCTTCTGATACTTTTTCAAAAATTACAGTACTTTTTCCCTTTATTATTACTGATTCTTTTGCCTGTAGTGGTTCTTTTCTAAAGTTCTCTTTAGTATATAAGGCAAATTTTATTTTTCCTTTATCTGAAGTGACATTTACAACTGTCGTTGCAATTGTTTTGTCTTGAGCTGAAATTGTTTCAATTGTAAACAAGACGACTGTAATAACAATATGGATTACAAGTTTCATTTTATTTATTTTTTACGGTTAATTATGACACAAATATTCATAAGATGCTTTATCTCTAAAATAAAAACACACTGAATTGTATTATTTTTAAGATGAGTTGTAACAATTTGTATTTTTGAGCTACTTATAACATAACAACTCTACTAAACTTAGTGAAAAAAGAATTAGAAAATAGATTTTTAACTGATTTCGAAGCCAATCAAAACATTGTGCATAAGGTATGTAGGATTTATACAACCAATCAAAATGCACATAACGATTTGTTTCAAGAAATCACCATTCAGTTATGGAAAAACTATGGTAAGTTTAGAGGAGATGCAAAATTTAGTACTTGGATGTATCGAGTAGCATTAAATACTGCTATTTCTTTATATAGAAAATCAACAAGAAGTATAAAAACACAAGACTTTACAGACTATTCTTTTAAAATTAAAGCAGAAGAATATGACGACACTGAAGAAATACAATTAAAAGCCTTATATGGTGCTATTCGTAAACTAAATGATATTGATAAAGCGCTAATTTTTTTATACCTAGAAGACAAGCCCTATAAAGAAATTTCTGAAACCTTAGGTATTAGTCAAGTAAATGCTCGAGTTAAAATGAACAGAGCAAAAGATAAATTAAAAAAGATATTAAACCCATAATTTAAATGGATTTAGATAAATATAAAAAAGCTTGGGGAAACCAGTCTGAAGAAACAAATAAAGTTTCTAAAATCGACATTTATAGAATGGCGCATTCCAAGTCATCATCAATAGTAAAGTGGATTTTTATTATTGGAATTTTAGAGTTTATTTTCTTGAATTCTTTCTATTTTATTTTTGACATGGAAGAAGCTTATGAGGAATATAAAAAACTTGGTTTATATAACTTTATGATTTATTCTCAATTTATCATATACCCTGTACTACTCTATTTCTTGATTAAATTTTACCTTAATTATAAAAGCATTTCTGTTGTAGACTCTACTAAAACTTTAATGACAAAAATTATTAAAACAAGAAAAACTGTAAAGTACTACGTTATATTTAACTTGTTATATGTATTTACTTTTGGAATTATAGTTGCAATTGCATCACTAAAAGCTCACCCAGAATTTAACTCTAAGCAAGTTTTAATTTCAATTATTGTTACAGTAATAATGTTGATAGTTATGCTTATAGTTTTATGGTGTTTTTATCAGCTCTTGTATGGAATTTTACTAAGAAAGTTAAATAAAAACTATAAAGAGCTTGCTAAACTTGAAGACTTAAATTAAAAAGAACTGTTTTTTCATAAACTTTTATTAACGTTATATAATTAGCATTCACTATATTAGCCATATTAATTCATTACTTATGAAAAAAGTATTTATTATAGCTGTTTTCCTTTTTTATTCTGTTTTTGCTTTTACTCAAGAACATAGTTTTTGGAAAAATCTTCGTTTTGGAGGGGATGCTAGCTTTGGCTTTGGTTCAAATAACACAACTCTTGCTATATCTCCAGCTGCTGTTTATGATTTTAATGAATCTTTTTCTATAGGCTTAGGAATTGGTTATGTGTACAATAAAAACGAAGGTTTAAGTTCTAATATAATCACTCCTAAAATAATTACTTTATATAGACCTATTAGAGAAATTGAATTTTCTGCCGATTTACAGCAAATGTATGTCAATACAAACATTAATGGTACTTCTAAAAAATATAATTACCCTGCTTTAAATATTGGAGCTTCTTACAGAATAGGTGTTGTTTCTTTAGGCGTACAATACGATGTTTTGTATGAAGAAAGCAAAAGTGTATACGCTTCTGCTTTCTCTCCTATCGTAAGAGTTTTCTTTTAAAAAAACTCTCTTAATTCTTGTAATAATTTTTCATGCATCTCATTTGTATAATCTAAATGAGTTACTATTCGTATTTTTCCTTCCCCCATAGAAATTAGTAATATACCTCTGTCTGCCATCTTTTTCATAAAATCATCTGGATTTATAGAATCTTCTACATAAAAAATAACAATATTCGTTTCAATAAGTTCTACCTTTTTCACATACGAAGAACTTTCTAATACCTTACCTATTTCTTTTGCTTTTTGATGATCTTCTGCTAAACGCTCTACTTGATTATCCAGAGCATAGATCCCAGCAGCTG
Encoded proteins:
- a CDS encoding putative quinol monooxygenase, whose translation is MQKVIIAQIAIQQGKENDFLKLAVEMVKTSNAETGCITYQLHKDLFSEGNYLFYEEYIDKTAVEAHNNSAHFHQFIKDITPLITREPIINIY
- a CDS encoding helix-turn-helix domain-containing protein, translated to MSIKHYKPSKYLSPYIDRYFVCSQTKSLPLILPGTGLEVLFHIDTPLSINNEKLDIAHVICPREKLIFDSTNHVHYISVRFHSGGFRHFASIPHTQIVNQYLSVEEIWQNEGREFLEILYSLPSVDEKIKLIDFFLYNQLKKHHFSTIVNWDLIIKTLYKNFNSIPLHELASQSNLSYRQFERLFKQKFGVSPKKFQRITRLQKTVKQVLLSSNKHYLSTALDNGYYDQSHFIKEFQSFTNLKPSQYFVTKNFENHFYYKPLS
- a CDS encoding LytR/AlgR family response regulator transcription factor, giving the protein MNVIIIEDEKPAARRLSRMLAELDIEVQQMLHSVEESINWFQNNSHPDLIFLDIQLSDGLSFEIFEEVTVKSAIIFTTAYDEYALKAFKLNSIDYLLKPIDEDELTIAVNKFKEHQPIQSNIQVNIDDIRKLLINPVDRKYKKRFTIKVGQHLKIINTEDIECFYSENKATYIHTNANRNYLIDNSLEYWQEELDPEQFFRVNRTFIVHINAIKDIVSYTNSRLQLKLESYEDSEIIVSRERVKDFKNWID
- a CDS encoding 2TM domain-containing protein encodes the protein METINREQQYIRAQKRVDEIKKFYKHLVFYILINLIFIGRRIYKDIVYGDESVMEAFLDVNNYNLFFWWGVIVFLHGFNVFSKGKLFSKKWEERKIKEYMNK
- a CDS encoding 2TM domain-containing protein, whose amino-acid sequence is MENDYKEEHKYLLAKKRVEKIKGFYWHLAAYIIVNIFISVVIIMGLMNEDKLTFIKAISNFGVYATWVFWGIGVFFHWLGVFGTNIFFNKDWEQRKIQEYLDELKKRENGNYK
- a CDS encoding 2TM domain-containing protein, with the protein product MEGNYREEKKYLEAKKKVKQVKGFYAHALVNIISVIIIVLVNLKFSPYYHWFWFPVIGIVLVTFIHWMLVFGVNILGLGKDWEEKKIKEYLNKKD
- a CDS encoding 2TM domain-containing protein, translated to MEKEYTTAYKYAKAKKRVEKIKGFYIHLIVTVLIIPVLIFINLKFVPSYHWFYYPIIGMLIGVFFHWLGIFGIEKIGLGKDWEERKIKEFLENNNNGR
- a CDS encoding 2TM domain-containing protein yields the protein MKTPVKKTFNSLKNDIWICLKLTIIFGVVFTIINQAFTLKEAGLVFLFSGMYSFVLGLGNGIINGYLSKKWDWVLQTNQRVWAGIIATISYTTVAVLLIHYVQYFVIFNNNIDNFFNGRFLWMHLFAIILSLAIAVFFHAKDFMVNWKASVKQETTQHEIVAKTETAKFETLKNQIDPHFLFNSLNVLTSLISENPKQAEKFTTKLSKVYRYVLEQRNKELVPIQEELQFAKTYMELLQMRFEEAIQFNIPEEVSNSDLKIVPLSLQLLLENAVKHNVVSSNKPLEINIFEEEGFLKIQNNVNPKEAIGKSTKVGLRNIADRYGLITDRNIQIINNNKIFTVCLPLLINIKDSIMDTKSLENSNYVKAVEKVEKLKEFYQNLVSYCIVIPFLIFINLKTYSKFQWFWFPMIGWGIGLIFHYLEVNNYNLFLGKNWEERKIKELMNDDKKL
- a CDS encoding DUF2141 domain-containing protein produces the protein MKLVIHIVITVVLFTIETISAQDKTIATTVVNVTSDKGKIKFALYTKENFRKEPLQAKESVIIKGKSTVIFEKVSEGEYAIICFHDANNNNKMDFEPNGMPIEDYGVSNNKLSRFGPPVFDEAKFLVKDKNVSFDIKF
- a CDS encoding RNA polymerase sigma factor, with the protein product MKKELENRFLTDFEANQNIVHKVCRIYTTNQNAHNDLFQEITIQLWKNYGKFRGDAKFSTWMYRVALNTAISLYRKSTRSIKTQDFTDYSFKIKAEEYDDTEEIQLKALYGAIRKLNDIDKALIFLYLEDKPYKEISETLGISQVNARVKMNRAKDKLKKILNP